The following are encoded in a window of Peromyscus maniculatus bairdii isolate BWxNUB_F1_BW_parent chromosome X, HU_Pman_BW_mat_3.1, whole genome shotgun sequence genomic DNA:
- the LOC143270669 gene encoding synaptonemal complex protein 3-like isoform X1, whose protein sequence is MSVGKKERLVLFDFDDEEDGLSVLKKALSEEKSPVLNKDERKCPPAEVDEAMGDEIHTMLDKFRDGINKSLLEKRRRVQIFSETVSKKSSYKMKQVWGTKQQRMLEVNNKYYPQLMHLFKQWDLEKQKYKKQQENLINIFQQQKMILRQCKIKQMQRMKLIMQMVTRYIQILKNIEDKNNNDRTTASFVELNKEIAEYQKKYMMETQQQEIASIRKSLQSILSS, encoded by the exons ATGTCTGTAGGCAAGAAGGAGCGCTTAGTGCTTTTTGACtttgatgatgaagaagatgGTCTGAGTGTTTTGAAGAAGGCTCTGTCTGAAG AAAAGAGCCCAGTGTTGAACAAAGATGAGAGGAAATGCCCTCCTGCAGAAGTGGATGAAGCTATGGG AGATGAAATACACACTATGTTGGATAAATTCAGAG ATGGGATTAATAAATCTCTTcttgaaaagagaagaagagtgcAAATCTTCTCTGAAACTGTTTCCAAAAAGAGTAGCTACAAGATGAAACAAGTTTGGGGAACCAAACAACAGCGAAT GCTGGAAGTTAACAATAAGTATTACCCGCAGTTGATGCATCTGTTTAAGCAGTGGGATTTGGAGAAGCAGAAATACAAGAAACAGCAAGAAAACCTAATT AATATTTTCCAACAACAGAAGATGATACTAAGACAGTGCAAAattaaacagatgcagagaatgaAACTAATTATGCAGATGGTTACACGATACATACAG ATTTTGAAGAACATTGAGGATAAGAATAATAATGATCGAACTACTGCTTCATTTGTTGAACTTAATAAAGAAATAGCTGAGTATCAAAAGAAATACATGATGGAAACG cagcagcaagagattGCAAGTATTCGAAAGTCTCTTCAATCCATACTATCTTCATGA
- the LOC143270669 gene encoding synaptonemal complex protein 3-like isoform X2 → MPKKSPVLNKDERKCPPAEVDEAMGDEIHTMLDKFRDGINKSLLEKRRRVQIFSETVSKKSSYKMKQVWGTKQQRMLEVNNKYYPQLMHLFKQWDLEKQKYKKQQENLINIFQQQKMILRQCKIKQMQRMKLIMQMVTRYIQILKNIEDKNNNDRTTASFVELNKEIAEYQKKYMMETQQQEIASIRKSLQSILSS, encoded by the exons ATGCCCA AAAAGAGCCCAGTGTTGAACAAAGATGAGAGGAAATGCCCTCCTGCAGAAGTGGATGAAGCTATGGG AGATGAAATACACACTATGTTGGATAAATTCAGAG ATGGGATTAATAAATCTCTTcttgaaaagagaagaagagtgcAAATCTTCTCTGAAACTGTTTCCAAAAAGAGTAGCTACAAGATGAAACAAGTTTGGGGAACCAAACAACAGCGAAT GCTGGAAGTTAACAATAAGTATTACCCGCAGTTGATGCATCTGTTTAAGCAGTGGGATTTGGAGAAGCAGAAATACAAGAAACAGCAAGAAAACCTAATT AATATTTTCCAACAACAGAAGATGATACTAAGACAGTGCAAAattaaacagatgcagagaatgaAACTAATTATGCAGATGGTTACACGATACATACAG ATTTTGAAGAACATTGAGGATAAGAATAATAATGATCGAACTACTGCTTCATTTGTTGAACTTAATAAAGAAATAGCTGAGTATCAAAAGAAATACATGATGGAAACG cagcagcaagagattGCAAGTATTCGAAAGTCTCTTCAATCCATACTATCTTCATGA